Proteins from a single region of Hermetia illucens chromosome 3, iHerIll2.2.curated.20191125, whole genome shotgun sequence:
- the LOC119653006 gene encoding protein VAC14 homolog produces MEPPFAPLSDSCAKALGDKVYDKRKLAALEIEKTVIELNNKNNVTQIRKLIEVLSREFAMSRDANRRKGGLIGLAATTLALGKDCDKYIREIVHPILNCLADPDVRVRYFACESLYNVAKVARAYIIPLFPEMFTFLTKLVTDPDQMVKEGSELLDRLLKDIVTESSQILNLDGFIHLLREQIYVKNSFARQYVISWISVLNAVPEINMVVYLTEILDGLFLMLEDNMPEIHRMCDTLLTQFLKSIRNDPVSANIDKNINILIVHAQSTNDLIQSTAINWIREFVQISGSAMLPFTSGIFTAILPCLSYEGETRKDIKECAIMVNKSLMELVSSKQNKAENIKKLDLSSVMEVLRQYLSHNSVHTKVAVLKWIHHLFNEIHNEMSDHATSLFPVLLGILSDNSDEVVLQGLVVLAEIVNPTHSKDGAFNKGQYRKFLYSLLNLFSEEKQFLENRGSLIIRQLCVLLNAEHIYRTFAEIIAEETVNVKFASTMVRSLNIILLTSSELFALRNALRDITNKNSASLFKCLYKSWAHCPVSTLSLCLLAQCYEHVSDLVGVFGTLEITLELLNELDKLVQLIESPIFASLRLTLVSKANNCADAQHLAHALFGILMLLPQTEAFILLKNRLQCVPNYWGQRPEKNNADSQESRSEIDFKELFEHFVKVQRMHHTQKMAQRKRSVLLWDNDSSVTTKE; encoded by the exons ATGGAACCACCATTTGCACCGCTCAGTGATTCGTGTGCAAAAGCCTTGGGTGACAAAGTCTACGATAAAAGGAAGCTAGCCGCGttggaaattgaaaa GACAGTTATCGAGTTGAATAACAAAAACAATGTTACGCAAATTCGAAAGCTCATTGAAGTGCTGTCGCGGGAATTTGCCATGTCCCGCGATGCGAATAGGCGAAAAGGTGGCCTGATAGGATTAGCAGCTACGACTTTAGCGCTAGGAAAA GATTGTGATAAGTACATTCGTGAGATCGTGCACCCAATTTTGAACTGCTTGGCAGATCCTGATGTTCGTGTTCGATACTTTGCCTGCGAATCTCTGTACAACGTGGCGAAAGTTGCTCGCGCTTATATTATACCCCTTTTTCCGGAGATGTTCACTTTCCTGACAAAACTTGTCACCGATCCGGATCAGATGGTTAAAGAAGGGAGTGAATTGCTGGACCGATTACTGAAG GATATAGTTACTGAATCAtcacaaattttaaatttggacgGATTCATTCATCTACTACGCGAGCAAATCTATGTGAAAAATTCGTTTGCACGTCAATATGTAATCTCGTGGATCTCTGTCCTAAACGCAGTACCGGAAATCAACATGGTCGTTTATTTGACTGAAATCCTGGATGGACTGTTTTTAATGTTGGAGGACAATATGCCCGAAATCCATCGAAT GTGTGATACACTTTTAACGCAattcttaaaatcgattcgcAACGACCCAGTCTCCGCTAATATTGATAAGAACATAAACATATTGATTGTCCATGCCCAGTCTACCAACGATTTAATTCAG TCAACAGCTATCAACTGGATTCGTGAATTTGTCCAAATATCTGGATCAGCCATGTTACCATTTACTAGTGGAATATTCACCGCGATTTTACCATGTTTATCTTATGAAGGAGAGACAAGGAAAG aCATAAAAGAATGTGCAATTATGGTCAATAAAAGTTTGATGGAGCTGGTCTCCTCAAAACAGAACAAAGctgaaaatataaagaaattggATCTAAGCTCTGTAATGGAAGTTTTACGGCAGTATTTATCGCACAATTCCGTTCATACGAAAGTGGCTGTACTTAAGTGGATTCATCATCTATTTAATGAAATTCATAACGAG ATGTCAGATCACGCTACCAGTTTGTTCCCAGTATTATTAGGAATTTTATCAGATAATTCGGACGAAGTAGTGTTACAAGGTTTAGTTGTCCTGGCTGAAATCGTCAATCCAACACATTCCAAAG ACGGCGCATTCAACAAGGGTCAATATAGAAAGTTTTTGTATAGTTTATTGAATCTTTTTAGCGAGGAAAAGCAATTTTTAGAAAATCGTGGGAGCTTAATTATAAG GCAATTATGTGTGCTACTCAATGCTGAGCACATCTATCGAACTTTCGCTGAAATCATAGCAGAAGAAACGGTTAATGTAAAATTTGCTTCAACAATGGTTCGATCGCTTAACATAATTTTATTAACGTCTTCGGAACTTTTCGCCCTGCGTAATGCTTTACGAGATATCACCAATAAAAATTCTGCTTCGCTTTTTAAATGTTTATATAAAAGTTGGGCGCATTGCCCAGTCTCGACCTTATCGCTTTGCTTATTAGCTCAGTGCTATGAACACGTTTCTGATCTTGTTGGTGTATT CGGAACCCTTGAAATAACGCTGGAACTTTTGAATGAATTAGACAAATTAGTGCAGTTAATCGAATCACCGATATTTGCTT CGTTAAGACTGACATTAGTCTCAAAAGCCAATAATTGTGCCGATGCCCAGCATTTAGCTCATGCTCTTTTTGGGATATTGATGCTTTTACCGCAGACAGAggcttttattttattgaagaaTAGACTTCAATGTGTTCCAAACTATTGGGGCCAACGGCCAGAAAA GAATAACGCAGATTCACAGGAGAGTCGAAGTGAAATCGATTTCAAAGAACTATTCGAGCACTTCGTGAAAGTGCAAAGGATGCATCACACGCAAAAGATGGCACAAAGAAAGCGCAGCGTCTTATTGTGGGACAACGATAGCTCCGTAACTACTAAGGAATAA